From a region of the Nitrospirota bacterium genome:
- a CDS encoding S4 domain-containing protein, which translates to MPKTASIAPIEDREAKEYVYHILTAPFLIGQRIDRYLAGVKELSLSRSYIQKLIKNQRVSVNNHPVKPDY; encoded by the coding sequence ATGCCGAAGACAGCAAGCATAGCACCAATCGAAGATCGCGAAGCAAAGGAATATGTATATCACATTCTAACCGCCCCCTTTTTGATCGGACAGCGTATAGACCGTTACCTCGCTGGTGTAAAGGAACTTTCTCTTTCACGATCCTACATCCAGAAACTCATCAAAAACCAGAGGGTCTCTGTAAACAACCATCCTGTAAAACCCGATTACA